One Vespula pensylvanica isolate Volc-1 chromosome 3, ASM1446617v1, whole genome shotgun sequence DNA window includes the following coding sequences:
- the LOC122628185 gene encoding general transcriptional corepressor trfA produces MSPSKRKTININSEDESSPKCRRSSLAVNLSYTNLTDSGNGSLKKTQIKNNESFNDQMHSYMMPNDDEELEIMQEEKNSSKTSNINKINNRGSCIEDKLLRNIRVRIIDVNDIKENDATCEKLRNAILNKTREIFNKQDECAIKTNLVLQNQKNKVLTTTSQEIIDKSRILIDEVTSIENNTHNENLRIFSTPINKSYSVNESIDKSKITKRRLFTHNDIIDSQVIKTVTEDNHNSENNLQQLSFTNFNYKSSPIISGNYKRHYISKLSLKNLSETRTKCNLEEDLSQKTESNLNSLNDEIESIGTPIFCSTYNEELGGNNNKFIEEHNINNERHKKNAKPVSMELTAVQGNIWEYNNTYIDKMVIKNSEVRNKKESEDQSTKEKINQTTSISDKESIMNHETIIKISNTILQSSQHNIEKNDNIKSIIDKNENSIEELGSSLDVNTSMNNESEQESIRSSLQVNTSLNSTYKNRHSYNEEQRSKQQNTRTSKKHSQYNNEATDGNDDSTSYIESTPYNVPQSQLKCDTVLYNTKFKDSTKIVETLTNKNIKKKNKSICNSKNEQCICKIHTTHSIMCTEKGKDILHKPVILDDSPIVTSNKQKYKEIIIEDSFREEHESSKDKIKNNSLANINVISSKPKKKKLLPLCESSELSFTPMEKSLSPEEPLITKKKKRFKKKRMMKQNLQARTCNVSNDIEKHDDSSENNFTFNLKQKNKYKKSKKVISKKIVNKKMADNDISKQLKNLYKHSDQEDETVEDRNSLNEFRIRKETSQWLVHKSQKIIMVVTGFSHRDKNLIRNIVKTLGMASIESNVTRRTTHVVSTGVRTLNLLHGIIRGCWLVKLEWVLKSLENNGWLNPEHYEITNFSKAVKENRKDRELFGMAYVPELFATSGFLHVENGTTPPAHILKDLIKAAGGRLTEYPQAAKLIIGANGVKESWILDSITTGVLQSTTQYQRK; encoded by the exons ATGAGTCCCAGCAAGAGAAAGACTATCAATATAAATTCTGAGGATGAAAGCAGCCCGAAGTGTCGTCGTAGTTCATTAGCAGTTAATTTAAGTTATACCAACTTGACAGATTCAGGTAATGGTTCCCTCAAAAAAACACAGATTAAGAACAATGAATCGTTTAATGATCAGATGCACTCTTATATGATGCCAAACGATGATGAAGAATTAGAGATAAtgcaagaagagaaaaattcttccaaaacatctaatataaataaaataaataatagaggTTCTTGCATAGAAGATAAATTGTTACGAAACATTCGTGTACGTATTATTGatgtaaatgatattaaagaaaatgatgcaACTTGTGAAAAGTTAAGAAatgcaatattaaataaaactagagaaatatttaataaacaagaTGAATGTGCTATAAAGACAAATTTAGTTTTACAAAATCAAAAGAATAAAGTATTAACTACTACTTCTCAGGAGATTATAGATAAATCTCGAATTCTAATCGATGAAGTTACaagtatagaaaataatactcataatgaaaatttaaggATCTTTTCTACAcctattaataaaagttatagtGTTAATGAATCCAtagataaatcaaaaataacaaaaagaaggtTATTTACACACAATGATATTATCGACTCTCAAGTTATTAAGACTGTAACAGAAGACAACCATAATTCAGAAAATAACTTGCAACAATtatcttttacaaattttaattataaaagtagTCCTATAATATCTGGTAATTATAAAAGACATTATATATCAAaactttcattaaaaaatctttctgaAACTAGAACAAAATGTAATCTAGAAGAAGATTTGAGTCAAAAAACtgaatcaaatttaaataGTTTAAATGATGAAATTGAATCAATCGGTACACCTATTTTTTGTTCCACATATAATGAGGAATTGGGtggaaataataacaaatttattgaagaacataatattaataatgaaagacataaaaaaaatgcaaaaccTGTGTCTATGGAATTAACAGCTGTTCAAGGAAATATTTgggaatataataatacctaTATTGACAAAATGGTGATTAAAAATAGTGAAgttaggaataaaaaagaatctgaGGATCAAagcacaaaagaaaaaataaatcaaacaaCTTCCATATCAGATAAAGAGTCTATAATGAATCAtgaaactataataaaaatatcaaatacaaTACTTCAATCTAGTCAacataatatagaaaaaaatgataatattaaatccataattgataaaaatgaaaatagcaTTGAAGAGCTTGGATCATCTTTAGATGTAAATACTTCTATGAATAATGAAAGTGAACAGGAAAGTATTCGTAGTTCATTACAAGTAAATACATCTTTAAAttctacatataaaaatagacaCTCTTATAATGAAGAACAACGATCCAAACAGCAAAATACAAGAACATCAAAAAAACATTCACAATACAATAATGAAGCAACAGATGGAAATGATGATTCTACAAGTTATATTGAAAGTACACCTTATAATGTACCTCAATCACAATTAAAATGTGACacagtattatataatacaaaattcaaGGATTCTACTAAAATAGTTGAGACATTaactaacaaaaatattaagaaaaaaaataaaagtatttgtaATTCAAAAAATGAACAGTGCAT atgTAAAATTCATACTACACATTCAATCATGTGTacagaaaagggaaaagatattttacataaacCAGTTATTTTAGATGATTCACCTATAGTAActtcaaataaacaaaaatacaagGAGATAATTATAGAGGATTCTTTCAGAGAAGAACATGAATCTAGTaaagacaaaataaagaataacagTTTGgcaaatataaatgtaataagctctaaaccaaagaaaaaaaaattattgccaCTTTGTGAAAGTTCTGAATTATCATTTACCCCAATGGAAAAATCCTTATCACCCGAAGAACCattgataacaaaaaagaaaaaacgatttaaaaagaaaagaatgatgaaACAGAATTTGCAGGCAAGAACTTGCAATGTCTcaaatgatatagaaaaacaTGATGATTCatcagaaaataattttactttcaatctaaagcaaaaaaataaatataaaaagtctaaaaaagtaattagtaaaaaaattgtaaataaaaaaatggctgataatgatatatcaaagcaattgaaaaatttatataaacattctGACCAAGAAGATGAGACTGTTGAAGatagaaattctttaaatgaatttcgaattagaaaagaaacttcTCAATGGCTGGTTCATAAAtctcaaaaaattattatggttGTAACAGGATTCTCACATAG agataaaaatttaattaggaACATTGTAAAAACTCTTGGTATGGCAAGCATTGAATCAAATGTTACACGTAGAACAACTCATGTAGTAAGCACAGGAGTGCgtacattaaatttattgcaTGGTATAATAAGAGGTTGTTGGCTTGTAAAACTTGAGTGGGTTTTAAAATCTTTGGAAAATAATGGATGGTTAAATCCAGAACACTATGAGATAACAAATTTCTCAAAGGCAGTAAAA GAAAATCGTAAAGATCGGGAATTATTTGGAATGGCTTATGTACCAGAATTATTTGCTACTTCTGGATTCTTACATGTTGAAAATGGTACTACACCTCCTGCTCATATCTTAAAAGATCTTATAAAAGCTGCTGGTGGTCGACTTACTGAATATCCACAGGCTGCAAAACTTATTATCGGTGCAAATGGTGTGAAAGAAAGTTGGATCTTGGATTCAATTACTACTGGTGTTTTACAATCAACGACACAATATCAAAGAAAGTAA
- the LOC122627555 gene encoding calcium permeable stress-gated cation channel 1, which translates to METIVFPSISPPPSTYKPPSPDLCIPVHRSNTTIITDLYAGIPENLVLNIIGFLLLVLLFGLLRKKAWNYGRLALLHKSDNRWMELFYGDNDTRDVDAIYLETSVNSQLSQADRGFLSWIVTAFKIKDEELLKRAGPDGLLYILFERYLIVLTIAMVIISLCVALPINFYGSIHDDDLTFSRTTIANLDPMSSWIWVHSMLIISYLPIGAYVMRRFLKQVRENRPSGELAARTLIITEIPKHQCDVETLTEYFKEAFSTLTIEDVTLAHDIRRLSVLDTERDCAEQARLYCENYAKKRDPLKIYPHRCGQILGCCCKSKVDAREFYANEEIRLTALVEEEKQLALSKPLGIAFVTLGTPGAARTMRRQLRSSPSIKWNVNYAPAPSDIFWENLSIPRRCWYLNAALINVALFITLFFLTTPAVIIPILNRLSIPGDIKNLSPVISSFLPTLLLVSVAALMPVVVEKSESLVRHWTRSSLNRTVMRKTLLFLLLMVLILPSLGLTSAEAFFVWTMKGKNDTGRWECVFLPDQGALFVNYVITAALLGSALELVRFPELALYTFRLCIARSKAERVHVRKAVLWEFPLGAHYAWLLLVFTTTTVYSLACPLITPFGLLYLLVKHLVDRHNLCFAYGPSVGGGQLAGTATSAAGTAPILAQVAFLALGLVRRGLSPLAAVQLSGLAASILGLVTGVTLPASKPKTQPPKRDLPGGITGQSFIAPVLRKKQTSVEETISVNSNSGMNTPSPSITSSIVSENTTKLYQDYAKEPKV; encoded by the exons ATGGAAACAATTGTCTTCCCGAg tataAGCCCACCTCCATCAACCTATAAACCTCCATCACCAGATTTATGTATACCAGTTCACAGATCCAATACAACTATTATAACAGATTTATATGCTGGAATACCCGAAAATttagttttaaatattataggaTTTTTG ttaCTAGTTCTTTTATTCGGTTTATTACGTAAAAAAGCCTGGAATTATGGACGCCTTGCATTGCTACATAAATCAGATAATAGATGGATGGAATTATTTTATGGTGACAATGATACTAGAGATGTAGATGCAATATATTTAGAAACATCTGTTAATTCTCAGCTATCTCAAGCTGATAGAGGTTTTCTCTCATGGATTGTTACAGcatttaaaataaa AGATGAAGAACTATTGAAAAGAGCTGGTCCTGATGGCTTgctgtatatattatttgagcGTTATTTGATTGTTTTAACTATTGCAATggttattatatcattatgtGTAGCATTgcctattaatttttatggtAGTATACATGATGATGACTTAACATTTAGTCGTACAACAATAGCCAATCTAGACCCAATGTCTTCTTGGATATGGGTACACTCgatgttaattatatcttatttaccAATTGGTGCTTATGTGATGAGACGTTTTTTAAAACAG GTACGAGAAAATAGGCCTAGTGGAGAATTAGCAGCTAGAACACTAATAATTACAGAAATACCTAAACACCAATGTGATGTAGAAACACTTACAGAGTATTTTAA AGAGGCGTTTTCAACACTGACTATAGAAGATGTGACATTAGCTCATGATATTAGACGTCTCTCAGTGttagatacagaaagagattGTGCGGAGCAAGCACGTTTGTATTGCGAGAATTATGCTAAAAAAAGAGAccctttaaaaatatatcctcATCGTTGTGGTCAGATTTTAGGATGTTGCTGCAAATCC aaagtTGATGCCCGAGAATTTTATGCAAATGAAGAAATTCGATTAACTGCattagtagaagaagaaaaacaattggCCTTGAGTAAACCATTAGGGATAGCCTTTGTTACTTTAG gAACACCTGGTGCAGCTAGAACTATGAGGCGACAATTACGATCTTCGCCTTCGATAAAGTGGAACGTTAATTACGCTCCAGCACCTTCAGATATTTTTTGGGAAAATTTAAGTATACCAAGAAGATGCTGGTATTTAAATGCAGCACTGATAAATGTTgctttatttataacattgttttttcttactaCACCAGCT gTTATTATACcaattttaaatagattatCTATACCAGGAGACATAAAAAATTTGAGCCCtgttatttcttcgtttttaccaactttattattagtaaGCGTGGCTGCTTTAATGCCTGTTGTAGTTGAAAAAAGTGAATCTTTAGTAAGACACTGGACGAGAAGCAGTCTGAATCGTACGGTTATGagaaaaactttattatttttattacttatggTTCTTATATTACCTAGTTTAGGATTAACCAGTGCTGAAGCATTTTTTGTTTGGactatgaaaggaaaaaatgatacAGGAAGATGGGAATGTGTATTTCTTCCAGATCAG GGTGctttatttgtaaattatgtGATTACTGCTGCTTTACTTGGAAGTGCATTGGAATTAGTCAGATTTCCAGAACTTGCCCTATATACTTTTCGTCTTTGTATTGCACGTAGTAAAGCAGAGAGAGTGCATGTCAGGAAAGCAGTATTATGGGAGTTCCCATTAGGAGCACATTATGCATGGTTATTATTGGTATTTACTACAACAACGGTTTATAGTCTTGCTTGTCCTTTAATTACTCCATTTGGACTGCTATATTTATTAGTAAAACATTTG GTGGACAGGCATAATTTATGCTTTGCGTATGGACCAAGTGTAGGTGGTGGTCAATTAGCAGGTACAGCAACCAGCGCAGCAGGAACTGCTCCGATTCTTGCACAAGTAGCATTTTTAGCTCTTGGATTAGTAAGAAGAGGTTTATCTCCTCTGGCAGCTGTACAACTTAGTGGTCTTGCTGCTAGTATTTTAGGTCTTGTAACTGGAGTTACATTACCTGCGTCCAAACCCAAA ACACAACCGCCAAAAAGAGATCTTCCAGGTGGAATAACAGGACAAAGTTTTATTGCGCCCGtattacgaaagaaacaaacttCTGTAGAAGAAACTATATCTGTAAATTCAAATTCTGGAATGAATACGCCAAGTCCAAGTATAACTTCTTCTATTGTCTCAGAAAATACCACGAAGCTTTATCAAGATTATGCAAAAGAACCTAAGGTGTAA